The following nucleotide sequence is from Podospora bellae-mahoneyi strain CBS 112042 chromosome 1 map unlocalized CBS112042p_1, whole genome shotgun sequence.
CTCTCTTgaccaaagaagaagataaCCAACCTTGTCGAGGAACCTTGAGGGCTACGCTATGTTTCAAATCTGCAAATCAGTCTCTTCGGCTCCAAGCCCAGGGCTGCTGAGGAGATGGCTCTGATCATTGCCCTCAATGGTAAGTTCCAATCACACGGCCATCGCCCAGTGGAAGCTTGAATTTGCTGAAGCAGTGCTGATCCGGGGCTAGAAAGCGGGGGTATAACCACCAGAGAACCAAGAAAAGCTGAACATGACACCCTCTACGCGAGCTCTCGTCTAACATATAGATGGAGACCATCTTACGCGTCTACCACCGAGGACATGTGAACACGGTCTTCATCTAGCATACTATGTCTGGAACGGGGATGgagggtggggttgttgatggtgatgatattGCAAGTCCCTACCGTTCGCCATCGCTTTTCCCAACCGGGTCCCTTCCCTTCACAGCCACAATGGACACCTCCTGATCGCTCTTCTCATCTATGTACCTACAAATTCAAACCAGGACAATGAAGGGGGACACGATGGGGCTGCAAGATGATGAAGCATAAGAAGAAAAACTGGGAACAGGATGGGTTCCTATTCGACAAAATGACGCAGTCGGGAAGACCTGCCTGCGAATGCGTAGTTCCTCAAGCCGCCCGGCCCCCACAACCATCAACGTTGTTTCGGCAGTGGGAACACACGGAAAGAAAAACAGACGAGACCCAGACACATGGCGAGGTCGGGCAGATGGGAACCTGGAACTCGGAGGAAAGCACCACAGGGTGAGACATTGGGATGTGGGCTTTTGGTGTCAGATGGCGTAGAGGGCCGGACGGTAACGGCTACTGTCAAAACTGCGCCTTCTTTCCGCATTCAGCTTTTGTAGGAGGCTGGAGACTGACATCAATAAAGGGATTATGAGAGAGGTAGGTACAGCATGATTTCCTGCTTGGACCAAAATGTTGTGTTGGCAAAGCTGTGGTTGATATCATCGTCAAACGTCACAACGTGGTGTCGAATGGATGCTTGTGTGTGGTCAATTTGTGGAGTGGCCCCACAAATGACGTCGGCGTGCAAGGCTTGGCCCTGGCGACCCAATTGAGGCTTGGGAAGGATTCCGCACTCACATTTTCATGAGCTGAGCCATTGGACTATTATCTCTGATTGATCTATTGCCTCTTCAGGCTGCGACTCGGTTTCCAGTAGCATTATTCGCCGAAGGGCACGCAGCAAAGAGCTATGCCCGCCTTTCTACCTatgttgatggtgggctGCAAGATGGCGACAGTTTTCCCCGCGGCATTATTCCCCGCCAATCAGAACCGCCCCGCTAACAACGACGGATCTTCAGGGTCCTCCTCCATTTTGttcacaaaaaaaaacaaaagctGGAAAAGCTGCCGAGGCGTGTCCAATGAGTGCTTGATCTCGAGCGGCACAGGCACCAGATGCCTTCCACTGTGCCGTTAGCCTTTTTTCAGCTACCTCAGCTTTTGGACAACACGAAGGAAGGCTCACTAGGCTCATTATCAGATCCGGAATCACAGAATCACATTGCATAACACCACCTACCCATGCCCACCAGGACAAGACGGTCTGTTTGTGCTGGCGAGCCAGCAACCAAGTTCAATGCAGTCTAATGCAGTTGCGTGGAAAAGAGGGGGTCCCCGTCACTGTGGAGAGGCAGATGTGTTCGCCGACCTCCAACAtgttcctccccatccaaccagAGTATGTACCCTCTTCGTCATGACCTCGCAGCtgaaaagagaaaaaaataaaataaaaaaaaataaaaaaataaaaaaaaaataaaaaaacctGGATGCAATAAGGTCCTCGGCCAACATGACATGATGGCGCCATCTTACGCCGCGAGAGTACTGtaaacagcaaaaaaaaccacTCCCAAACAGCACTGGGCAAAAAGCACAGGGAAGACTTGACGTCGATTCAATGCCGGTATATCATGACGTCATTAATGCTTACTTTTGGTCCACTAATGGGGGGCGGCCCCACTTGGGCTGTCAACTAACCAACGGTGGACTGCACCGTTTTTGAGGGATGACAAAGCCTCCACAAAACGCTTTCTCGAGTCATGTCGGGCAGTTCGGTTCATCCTATCGTTGTCAACTGTTTGACTTTAACCACTGTTACCGCTTTCGATAAGCAAATGCGCTTGGAGTTTGATGGACCCGTGGGAACAGTTCCAAATCGAAAATTCCCTCGCTGGCAGGGAGAGACAGTCTTAGTGTGCCTGTATCCCAGTATCCCCCTCAATCCGGAGGCCATGTCCCTGCGAGTTTGGCCGGCCCCGCTGTTCACATCCAGGGTCCTTGGCTCTTTGAGTTTTGAAGAATTCAGATGACACTTGGATGCTCTCCATGGGGACACCTTTCACCTCGGCAACAGCTTCTGGTAACGTTGTGCCTGAGAGATTCTGCACGCCAAGTTGTTTGTGCATGCTtgaccacagcaacaacatccacGGGAGAGTTATCGAAAAGAACGCAGTCGCATTGCAGCGCCCGCTCACGGCTAAAGCACCAAAAAAGCCAGCAACACATACTTTTTTCTACATGGTCTTTTTACGTCAAAAGAGCCCAACAAACACCACGGTTCCATCACACCGTTGCTTTCTGATCCACCGAGGCGCAGCGCCCAGAGTGACCCAGGCAGAATCTGAAACAGCTGGTGATCTCACCAGAACCAAGGCCAGCATCATTGCAATTTACCGCACATGCTGTTAAACACCCGGCAAGGACAGGCCTGAGTGCCATTTTGTTGCATTTCCCCGGGTACGCTGCCACGGCACGACTGTGCCTCTTATCCTTACGGCTGAGTTCTGGAAGGGGATTCGTCCAACTGAGCACATTGATTGGGCTTTGCTAACGACACTGTcgtgattttttttttttctccctcgTCAGTCTACACAGTGTATTTTCAGCCTCTTTTCCGCTGCCACCTCGAGAACCGGTTTTTCAAATTGCCATAGCTGCTGGCTCAAAATCCCATCTTTCGTCTTGTCAATCAATGTCAGCTCAGCGGATCTGTGCATGAGAGACCCTGAATTTCATATCGTGCAGAACCGACATGACTTTATTCCTGGACTTTAGCACACCGGATATTATTTATCTCGTGTTGACAGTTCTGATTCCCGCGTTTACATTTCATGATGCTACCACGATGATAACTGACTACACTGCTGAGTCCGAGAGGTACCTCGGTACCTACACTCTACACCGTCCGCTTACCCCGTTTCCCTTTTTCACCCACGACTTGTACAACCGAACAGTAGACAGGTACAAGATTCGCACTTTTCGTTGTCTGCGCCTCTCATTCGATGGGCCACACCCAACGTCAAACACACCCGGTCTCTCGTCATGCCCCTTTCACACACAACATGcacaccaccggcaccaccaccccttaCCAAACTCAGCTCCATTCTGGGGCGGCAGATGGGCGGTGTCGAGTGGTTATCTACCTAATGGAGGTCGGTGTCACGCATGTGTTCACAAAAACAGTGTAGTTCCTCATCCAGCCTCATCGCCTCAGGGTAGGAAGTGGCGAACAAACTTGTCCCGTCCTTCCCTCCTGAGCCCAAATGGCCGAATACAACCCCCTCATTATGGTTCCCGTTCAGCAGTCTGCTGTGTCTACACCTAACGCCTAACGccgctggctggctggctgagatGCGAGGCTACACtacactacctacctacgcATTGCACTGCTGTACATTTACACAAATCCAGACcgcccctttccttcccccccctttttttttttctgtcgCGACTGCGTAGGCTGTGGACGTGGACGGGACTGGGGCTTGGGATACCTTCCTGTTTGGGATTTTTATACAGCAGTTGCTGAACCAACCGGACTGGGTGGGCAGACAAGGGAAGCAGATCAACAGATGGACGGATGTCgaggaagggaagaagatggtcCCCTTGTCCGGTTGTCAGCTTCGAGGCTGCCCCCTTTATGCCATTGCTCGCTGGCTGCAGGCGGTAGTCTCGTCGGTAGCCCTCGTCTCGGTAGCATGAAAGTGAGAGCCGATCATCATCCAGGCGATGGTGAAGTGCAACATGGTGTCATTTACCAAACAATCATCAAAAGAGCTTTGAGAGAAGGGGACTTGACATTGCCAAGGGCTTGTCTATCCAATCTTATCTTTGCATCGTGGTAGTGCTAGTATATGAAGAGTGTGTGATTGGGGGCCAGAAAGGATGAGAGGGTAGGGGGaacaaaaggaggaaaaagatCATCGATCTTACTGCTTCTGTTGATCAAAGCTGAAACACAGAGATGATCGATCTTTTGCCTATTTGGTCGATCGCGAGCTACCCACACCatcttggggggggggacgggTTGTTTGGTATCCGCTGTCAATGGCACGTGGGGACTCGTGACATTTTTTGTTCGGGGAGGGCGATATTGAGGTACGGAGTTGGGGGACGCTGAGGGAACAGGCAGAGGATTCAAGCGATTCAGGGTACAGAGACTGGGGACAAGGAGGCAAAGGCCGGAGTATACTCCGGCGTTGTTCGCGGAGGCGATCTACTGCCGTTGGGGGTTTTTGGACGGGGGCTATCACTTTTCGCTGACAGGTACAAACCGAAGCTTGCTTTCGGGGCCACGGGGAAGGGAAAACGGGCATAAGCATACCTTCCGAGGGTCGCAGATGATGGGTCAGAAAGGGGGGCGGGAGGCCATGCTCGGTAGAGAGAGCACCGACTGCATTTACCAACCGACTTACCGGACCAATGTCTGGTGTGAGGGAACTGTCGAAGGGAATAATCACTGAAGGACCGAGGACCGAAGCTTTCGGTCCTTGGGTGAGCAGAAGGGAGCACCTTGCCTATGTGGGGGACagatggaaggggggaccatggttgttgatgacCCCCTTTCATTTCTTTCATTGGCGGCGGCGTCAAGGGCAAGTCATGTCCTGTCGGCTGTGCCGGGTAGGGAATGTGCAATTGGCATACTTTCCCTTCGGGCCTACATACCTACAGGATCTAGCCTCGCCTGTGAGTGGTATCCCGGGCTGTGTTTGTTGAAGAATGTGGGTGAAGGTAACGGTTGTAGCGATGGCGTGGGTTGTCAACTTGAGACATGCAATGGTAGGGtcttggggatggtggctGTGTGGATAAAGGGGATGAATACACATCCACAGCTTCGAGAAGGGGACAAGGAGTGAAGAGGTCGAGGGCCGGGCCGTGAGGTGCATGCTGCACTTGGATGCTATCAATGGAGGGTTTCTGAGGTGAAAACTCTGATCGATCAAGGCTGTTTGTCTGCAGGTGGAATGCAGCTACATGGTTATGGACACTTACAGAGAGCAAGCCACCGCGCCCGAAGAGGCAGTTACAGGCTACATTTGATGGCTGCTGAGCTTCGGGAAATATACCTGTCGGCCGTTGAGGCCGTTCGTctgttcttttctttttccttgcTTTCTTCTTTGGGTAAGTTGTGGCGGTCTTACTTGCCTGCCTGATGTGAGCGGGAGAACAGTGGTATAATACGCAAACAGGCCCCGGGAGACACTCGCCCGAAATTCCCGAAGTCAAGAAGCCAGTGGCCAGGGACTTGGGAACGGGCCACGCAAATAGACCcagtggggagggagggagcgAGGAAGGGAGCAGATAGGGCTTGTCAGAAATAGGGGCTGGAAACCATGACGGTTGGTTTTGTGTGACTGTTTAACGGTATTGATGTTAGATTATGGTTGAGGGATTGGGACTCAACCCCTGAGACCGGACAGGTACAGTTCCGGATAGCAACATCACGTCGGACCGGGCGGTTGTGGCGTGGACGGACCGGGTGATGCGTAAAAGGGGAGAGAGGTTGTGATACAGGGCCAcgtggtggtgctgacaCCGCAGAGGTGaggaaaacaacaagaacatgTTGTAGAAACAAGAAGAGCTGAAGATTGAGAGCATGACTAACAGTCTTTCCCGCCAACTCCAGCGAGAGCTGTCCTGAGCGATGAAGCTGTCTTGACCACTGTGTGTATTTGCCCCTGAATGCCAAGcccacaacacaacacaagacaacacaaaacaacacaacacaccTCCCCATGATCTCTTCCCATCAACAAGCTGTTGACGTCGATGACCAAAAATAACATGAACAAATCCCCTGGGTAAGTACAttccaaaaaaagaaagaaaaaagaaaaaaaaaaacgcgTCACACCGTCCCAAAACAACCACTTTTCTCCCCCGTCTGTTGTGTAGCCCCGAAGCCCGTTCCCGAGTTCGTAGAAGTAatccaacaaaacaaaaacactcCGGCCCGCCTATGTCTCGTCCTACAAACAACAGCGCCCTGGAATGGGAACATTGCACAACATCCGGACTGTACCGAAGTGTACCTAGCAGTAACTACCACTTGTCCTAACACAGTATACCTGATGTCTTGTAGTGGTGAAGCGCTGTATCACAGAGCCCCCGTTTTCCCATCTCCGTCGCTCGGTCTAAGTGGGTACCCTGTTTGGAGCGAGTCCAAAGAGCCCGATCGTCGTATGTTTTATGTTTTTGATTGGTGTTCGGTCAAGTAGATAGGTGGCGTCAGCCCTACCCGTAAGCCCCTCCCGTAATGTCTGCCTATTGATCTCTGTTGGCTTTGTGGATGATCGTATGCTTCTGCTGTTACACCTACAACTACCGGAGCTGCCGGCAAGCTCGGGAGTTGGAGTTGAAAGGGAGCGGGATGTGAGTTTGGTCGGCGGAAAATTCACCGAGTCCGAGGTGGACGGACGGGCTGGCTGTGTATTGTCATAATACCTTAACTGTTGGAAGACCGCAAAATGGGAAGTGGCGGTGTTAGAATTGGGGAGGGGACTGCTCTTGAAGAGACagtgggggaaggaggttaAGTGGGCTAGATGATGGGAATTTTCGAAGAAGAAATGGTGGAACGTATGCTGTGTGACTGCAAATGATTTGTGCCTGGGTGCTTATGCTCCGTGGTGGACTGTTTGCTGGTCAGGCAGATGGGCTCAGGTAAAGGGTCCGGCTTGGTGGAAGTGAGCAATTCTGAGATGGTGCAGTCGGAGAAAGCCAATAAAGCCTGATTGTCGGTAGTGGTAGATGTCCAGTTTAATCAGCAAGTTGGCCTGCTGTGTTGTGCTCTATCCCGTGGCTTGTTTGTTTATTGATGACAATCGGAGAGGACTCAACCCCTGAATGGATAACGGCCCATAGCAGCATATGGCCATTCACCTAGGACAGTTGAAGAGCAGAAGTTTGATAGTAGTCACCTTGATGGACACCACATCAGGCAGTCACGAGACTGTAAACGACCATGACTTCAATCCCAACACATGAGCACAAAACTTGTATCATTACATCTGTAAATACgccttcaacacccaccatAGCCAACAGAAGCCCCCATCATCATAATATTTACTTCTTTCCATTTCTTCGACTCGCTTGCTTTTGTTTCCCTATTCACATCCTCTAAATATCACATGTCAAGAAAGCaaagccaaccaccaccttcaactaccccaacaccactaccaccccGTCATCCCTTTACAAAACAATCGCCAACTCCCCCctatcaaccccctcctccgccaaatTAGGATAATACGGCACCATCGCATCCGCGGCCTGCACATACGCATCATTATACAACCTCCAATACGGCGtcctcaccttcctcgcTGGATGGAAAAGCCCAGCCCAGACATAATTCAGCACCAACCCCGGccccaccgccatcctcaccgctTCAATCGCTTCGACAATCCTGTCAATGACGTGCGGGCTCGTCTCAAACAGATTAGGATACAGCAAGTTTAGCAAGTGAACCATGGCATCTTCACACCCCAACCCTACCACGCCCAGCGCAATATGCTTGACGACTGAAGCGGCAGTTTGCCGATGGACTTGGTCACGGTCGATGAGGGCATCCTCCAAGAGGGGTGTAACAGCGTAGACGTAGTCCTTGGCCATTTCGCCGATATACTcaaagaggaaagagagcGACTTGAGAACACCGTTCTGGACGTTGAGTTCCGGCACCCGGTACTCGTTCAtcaaggcggggaggacAGTGAAAGGAGCGCAAGTCTCGGCAACGATACCAATGGCAACGGCGGTATTGACACGTGACTGACGCTCCTGCACTCTGAGGTTGTTAAGAAGGGTGGCCAACACATCCTGGGGGCCGATGGCTTTGGCGATGAAGCCGAACGTGTTGTTGGCCGCGCGACGGATGCCCTTTTTGTGGGCTTTGAGCATATCCAACAGCTCAAAGCAGATTCTCATCCACTCGCGAGCGTTGACACTTTCCGGTCCGCGGTCGGCGATACGGCCGACCAGGTCAATGGTGTTTTCCTGGACTTTCTCATGTCGGTTGCGCAGGATGGGTGTGAGGCGTGGCAATAGGTCCTTGATGGGTGGCTGCATTTGGGTGATGCCCACCACAGTCACAATGGACCTCAGAGCACCAAGGATGGAGCCGAGAACTTCAGGATATTCTTCACCAAGGTATTCGTAAAGAACAACACCGAGCTTGCCCATCAAAGCGTCTTCGCCGCATTGCTTCATCACCATGGCAATTCTGGAAACAAGATCAGCAGCTTGCTGGCGAACTGTGGCAGACTTGTTGTTGAGACGCCAGAGAATTGTGCTGACGATCTGGGGGAGGTATGGCTTGCAGCGAGTGCCCAGAGCATTGACCACGGAGCCAAAACCGTTGAGCATGATAATGTCTTCAACGCTTTGCTCTTGGAAGGCGTGCAGGATACCATCAACAAGTCTCTCTTCCAACCGCTCGCCAATGTCAGCCGCACCCAGAGAGGCTACTATCTTCTCCACTGTCTCAACAGTCATTTTGCGGTAGGCTTCGCTTTCGTCCTTGAGGTTGACCACGATTCTCTCGAGAATCTCACTGACACCGACCTTTTGGCCGATATCGACCGTGGTCTCAACCACTTGACGGTAGTTGCGCTTATCCAAAGCCATGCGCCGTACCCAGAAGCTCTTAAAGAAGTCGTCCAACACATGTTCCTTGAGATAACCAGCTGTGACACCATCCGTCGCGGCGCACTGAGAGATGACCTTGAGCACGAccttcttcatctcctcatcTGGCGAGGCAAACTCTCGCAAGAGAATCTCCATAATCTGACTTGTGTAGTAGTTTGCGTAGTCCTCGTCcatgagggggatgatgtaGCCGACGGCCTTGAGGAACCCCGCCAGGCCCTTGCCTCGTTGCTTGCGAGCTCCCGTCCACAGGGGATTGAGGATATCATCGAAGCTCTCAATACCATATGGGTTGGAGGCTTCGGCAAGAGCAGCAATGGCCAAACTGGTGACTGTCCGTACCTTGGTCTGCTCATCGTTGAGGTTGGGCCCAATGCAGTCTACGAGCTGCTTCAGGTGTGGCAACACTGCACACCCCATCAAGATGGGAATCTGCTGGACAATCTTCACACCGGTATGGCGCGCCTGCCACGACTTCTTGCTGCGGCACACGGCTCCCAAGAATGGCAGCAGGGCCGGAATAcccaaggccgaggccaCCACAGCAAAT
It contains:
- the prp10 gene encoding U2 snRNP component prp10 (COG:A; BUSCO:EOG092608T8; EggNog:ENOG503NVKB) — protein: MSDAEFDQIRKLQAERNAAAAAKKALMRPGIPTSTIEVPMAPTSYHTSLPAQDGDDDEDMADADSSRRLVGQYTATRAQIDEFARGNGVEEDDILAGRGEKSNRITDRETDYQKRRFDRVLTPTRADPFAANRQAAAAEDGMSYREIMESREIEREEERVRRAIEQKMKDGPTEEHKPTLQIEEAGNKENGDAGSTEAAAAGRKRKKRWDVATTDAEAAPAAAEPKKRSRWDQAPSVPVLGADGTVVEAKKKSRWDQAPSATPVGNIGLATPMHPTQTAVLPPTVFGPDAGRYMPLSDEELDAMLPGPDEGYKILEPPPGYAPTRAPTHKLAVPPTPQTGFMMQDPESTRLSGQAVPREIPGVGDLQFFKPEDMAYFGKLTDGSNEDDLTVEELKERKIMRLLLKVKNGTPPMRKTALRQLTDNARNFGAGPLFNQILPLLMEKTLEDQERHLLVKVIDRILYKLDDMVRPYVHKILVVIEPLLIDQDYYARVEGREIISNLSKAAGLATMISVMRPDIDHVDEYVRNTTARAFAVVASALGIPALLPFLGAVCRSKKSWQARHTGVKIVQQIPILMGCAVLPHLKQLVDCIGPNLNDEQTKVRTVTSLAIAALAEASNPYGIESFDDILNPLWTGARKQRGKGLAGFLKAVGYIIPLMDEDYANYYTSQIMEILLREFASPDEEMKKVVLKVISQCAATDGVTAGYLKEHVLDDFFKSFWVRRMALDKRNYRQVVETTVDIGQKVGVSEILERIVVNLKDESEAYRKMTVETVEKIVASLGAADIGERLEERLVDGILHAFQEQSVEDIIMLNGFGSVVNALGTRCKPYLPQIVSTILWRLNNKSATVRQQAADLVSRIAMVMKQCGEDALMGKLGVVLYEYLGEEYPEVLGSILGALRSIVTVVGITQMQPPIKDLLPRLTPILRNRHEKVQENTIDLVGRIADRGPESVNAREWMRICFELLDMLKAHKKGIRRAANNTFGFIAKAIGPQDVLATLLNNLRVQERQSRVNTAVAIGIVAETCAPFTVLPALMNEYRVPELNVQNGVLKSLSFLFEYIGEMAKDYVYAVTPLLEDALIDRDQVHRQTAASVVKHIALGVVGLGCEDAMVHLLNLLYPNLFETSPHVIDRIVEAIEAVRMAVGPGLVLNYVWAGLFHPARKVRTPYWRLYNDAYVQAADAMVPYYPNLAEEGVDRGELAIVL